The following proteins come from a genomic window of Bubalus kerabau isolate K-KA32 ecotype Philippines breed swamp buffalo chromosome 20, PCC_UOA_SB_1v2, whole genome shotgun sequence:
- the THUMPD3 gene encoding tRNA (guanine(6)-N2)-methyltransferase THUMP3, which yields MSDVQEATNQLLDVNLHENQMFIQVTASGPRSESEHLQVTIGATVPTGFEQTAADEVREKLGSSCKISKDRGKIYFDISVDSLAQVHCLRSVDNLFVVVQEFKDYQFKETKEEVLKDFEELAGKLPWSDPLKIWKINTCFKKKKTKRRKINPNSSKQKIDNGRGDTTVEKDVKKELTNSVSDSQISDCYENPAIKEEVSTSIGDDLTSCKDKTEENSKEEADPEVLKFRVTCNRAGEKHCFSSNEAARDFGGAVQDYFKWKADMTNFDVEVLLNIHDNEVVVGIALTEESLHRRNITHFGPTTLRSTLAYGMLRLCAPQPTDIIVDPMCGTGAIPIEGATEWSNCYHIAGDNNPLAVNRAANNISSLLTKIQVKEGKLPLALPIDTIQWDICNLPLRTGSVDIIVTDMPFGKRMGSKKRNWNLYPACLREMSRVCRPGTGRAVLLTQDKKCFAKALSGMGHLWRKVHTVWVNIGGLHAAVYLLKRTPQSFVHPSEQDGERCPW from the exons ATGTCTGATGTTCAAGAAGCCACTAACCAGCTCCTGGATGTGAATCTTCATGAAAACCAGATGTTTATACAAGTGACTGCAAGTGGCCCCAGAAGTGAGTCTGAGCATCTCCAAGTCACTATTGGTGCCACTGTGCCTACTGGTTTTGAGCAAACAGCTGCAGATGAAGTGAGAGAGAAATTGGGGTCATCATGCAAAATCAGCAAAGACCGGGGCAAGATATATTTTGACATTTCAGTGGACAGTCTGGCTCAG GTTCATTGTCTGAGATCAGTTGATAATTTATTTGTGGTTGTTCAGGAGTTTAAGGATTACCAGTTCAAAGAAACAAAG GAAGAAGTTCTAAAGGATTTTGAGGAATTGGCTGGGAAGCTTCCATGGTCAGACcctttaaaaatatggaaaattaacacatgtttcaagaaaaaaaaaacaaagcgcAGAAAGATAAATCCGAATTCAAGTAAACAGAAGATTGATAATGGACGAGGAGACACAACAGTTGAGAAGGATGTTAAAAAAGAGTTAACTAACAGTGTCTCAGATTCACAGATCTCAGACTGTTATGAAAATCCAGCCATCAAAGAGGAGGTATCAACATCAATAGGTGATGATTTGACATCTTGCAAAGATAAGACTGAGGAAAACTCAAAAGAAGAAGCTGATCCGGAAGTGCTGAAGTTTAGAGTCACATGCAACAGGGCAGGAGAGAAACACTGCTTTTCCTCAAATGAGGCAGCAAGAGATTTTGGGGGTGCTGttcaagattattttaaatggaaGGCTGATATGACCAACTTTGATGTGGAG GTTCTTTTGAACATCCATGATAATGAAGTTGTTGTGGGCATTGCGTTGACAGAGGAGAGTCTCCACCGAAGAAATATCACACATTTTGGACCCACAACTCTTAGATCTACTCTTGCTTATGGGATGCTCAG GCTCTGTGCACCTCAGCCCACTGATATAATAGTTGATCCGATGTGTGGAACGGGGGCAATACCAATTGag GGGGCTACAGAATGGTCTAACTGTTATCATATTGCTGGTGATAATAATCCATTGGCTGTGAATAGAGCTGCAAATAACATCTCATCTTTATTGACCAAGATCCAAGTTAAAGAAgg CAAACTGCCCTTGGCCTTGCCCATAGATACTATTCAGTGGGATATCTGCAACCTGCCACTAAGAACTGGCTCTGTAGACATTATTGTAACAGACATGCCATTTGGAAAAAG GATGGGCTCCAAGAAGAGAAACTGGAACCTTTATCCAGCTTGCCTGCGGGAGATGAGCCGTGTCTGCAGACCAGGGACAGGCCGAGCTGTACTACTGACTCAGGACAAGAAATGCTTTGCCAAG GCATTATCTGGAATGGGACACCTATGGCGGAAGGTGCATACTGTTTGGGTTAACATAGGGGGTCTTCATGCTGCAGTTTATCTCCTGAAACGTACACCTCAAAGTTTTGTTCATCCTTCAGAACAAGATGGAGAAAGATGTCCTTGGTAA